In a genomic window of Telopea speciosissima isolate NSW1024214 ecotype Mountain lineage chromosome 5, Tspe_v1, whole genome shotgun sequence:
- the LOC122661951 gene encoding 24-methylenesterol C-methyltransferase 2, with amino-acid sequence MDSLALFCTAGLLFGGLYWFICILGSAEQKGKRAVDLTGGSISREKVQDKYKQYWTFFRRPKEIETAEKVPAFVDTFYNLVTDIYEWGWGQSFHFSPSIPGKSHKDATRLHEEMAVDLLNVKPGDRILDAGCGVGGPMRAIAAHSRANVVGITINEYQVKRARMHNKKAGLDSLCEVVCGNFLEMPFPDNSFDGAYSIEATCHAPKLEEVYAEIYRVLKPGSMYVSYEWVTTDRYRAEDPEQVEIIHGIERGDALPGLRRYDEVADTARKVGFEVVKEKDLAKPPSKPWWQRLKMGRIAYWRNHILVILLSWIGIAPKGVVDVHEMLFVTADYLARGGETGIFTPMHMILCRKPESSPSSS; translated from the coding sequence ATGGATTCTTTGGCTCTGTTCTGTACGGCGGGTCTCCTGTTCGGCGGCCTCTACTGGTTCATCTGCATCTTGGGATCGGCAGAGCAGAAGGGCAAGCGAGCGGTGGACCTCACCGGAGGCTCAATCTCACGGGAAAAAGTCCAGGACAAGTACAAGCAGTACTGGACCTTCTTCCGCCGACCTAAAGAGATCGAGACGGCGGAGAAAGTCCCAGCCTTCGTCGATACGTTCTACAATCTGGTGACTGACATCTACGAATGGGGTTGGGGACAATCCTTCCACTTTTCACCTTCCATTCCCGGCAAATCTCACAAAGATGCCACTCGCCTCCACGAAGAGATGGCCGTCGATCTGCTCAACGTTAAGCCAGGAGACCGGATCCTCGATGCTGGATGCGGAGTCGGTGGTCCTATGCGTGCCATCGCCGCCCATTCACGTGCCAATGTGGTGGGCATCACCATCAACGAGTATCAGGTGAAGCGTGCTCGGATGCACAACAAGAAAGCCGGTCTCGATTCGCTCTGCGAGGTCGTCTGCGGAAACTTCCTCGAAATGCCTTTCCCTGACAACAGCTTCGACGGTGCCTACTCGATCGAAGCTACCTGCCATGCTCCCAAGCTTGAGGAGGTCTACGCAGAGATCTACAGGGTGTTGAAGCCTGGATCAATGTACGTGTCTTACGAGTGGGTCACGACCGATAGGTACAGGGCGGAGGACCCGGAGCAGGTGGAGATTATTCATGGGATTGAGAGAGGTGATGCATTGCCTGGATTGAGGAGGTACGATGAGGTTGCAGACACTGCGAGGAAGGTTGGATTCGAAGTTGTGAAGGAGAAGGATCTGGCGAAACCCCCTTCAAAACCATGGTGGCAGAGGTTGAAGATGGGAAGGATTGCTTACTGGAGAAACCATATCTTGGTGATTCTGCTATCTTGGATTGGGATCGCACCTAAGGGTGTTGTCGATGTCCATGAGATGCTATTCGTGACCGCCGATTACCTCGCCAGAGGTGGGGAGACGGGGATTTTCACTCCGATGCACATGATCCTCTGCAGGAAGCCGGAATCCTCCCCTTCCTCCTCTTAG